TACCCTCATCTTCCTGTCAAGTTTTCTCTTATTCTTtgactttttctccctctccttctattttctgcttctccttctaggtcatgtgtacatgtatgtgtgtgtatatgtgcatgtgtatgtgtgcgcgggCGCGCGCAATTCTTCCCATACTTCCCCCACcctaccactttttttttttttcggtttttctagacagggtttctctgtagctttggagcctgtcctggaactagctcttgtagaccaggctggtctcgaactcacagagctccgcctgcctctgcctcccgagtgctggggttaaaggcgtgcgccaccaccgcccggcagcctGCCACTCTTTATTTCTCATGACTTCCTGACTCTAGCTCCGCTTTCCGGCCTGTGGGCTCATCTACCTTGGTCATCAACATCACACGTGATACTGCTGTCTGGTGTTGTATGATTCTGGGGACCTAAGAGGTCCACCAAGCCCTGTTCTGGATCTTCTCTGAGCTCTTCATCTGTGCCCCACGATCTCTAAGTTTTGTCATTAATGGAGCCCTTCCTTAATTTCAAGCTCCTGTCTCTTGAAGGGCAGAAACAGAAGGGTTTGGCTCCACTTCTCGCCTGACTGCCAGTGCCCGGCAGTATCCTTGCCATCTCCTCACACaggcctctttcccttcccttgtctctgtcctttctctttctggctTCCTGGATGCCATTTTGTTTGAGGCACTCTGCCGTCTTGGTCCTCCTATGATTGAAGTCTTGGAAATTTGGGTTTCAGAGAGAAAAAGGCCGTACCAGAATCTCATCTCAGGGAAGTGGTAGTGGAGGGCCCCTTTGAGGGCCTTGTTCCCAGCAGCTCTGTTGAGTAAGGAAGACTTACTCAGGTAAGGTGGGGAAAAGAGGCTCTGCTGCTGcagcagggcaggaagctggagtgtCAGGGGGAACACCCTAACCAGGACTGTACCGTCCCTGTGTCCCTAGCTCTCACAGAGCCCCGGGaaagggccagagggacaaaccGCATAGCTCTCAGGAAGTGCATGACCCTGAGGAGCCTATAATCAGACCACTGAGCTCCAGACCCCAGAACCAATGGCAGGCAGAGGAGAGGCCATATTGAAGGCTGAGGACaaggtaggaagaaagaaagaaactaaagcttGGAGCTGAGCTGTGAACTCCAGCAAGAAGCCAGAGGGAGAAGGaccctatttgtttgtttgttttgttttgtttgtttggtttttgagacagggtttctctgtacagtccttgctgtcctggaactcactctgtagaccaagctggcctcgagctcacagagattcccctgcatctgagtgctgggagagaAAGATCCTTTTTGCAGCCAGTTCtcaacagaattttttttttaatttgggaaaACGTAAAAGACAGGTGTCCCAAGGCCATCCTCAGTAAACACACCTCTCCAATTCATCCCATCTGCAGAGAGAATCCACATTCTCTACTATACTTTTCTCTACCTTGGACCCAAACATTGCACCAGGCTCTTCCATTTCTCTAACCTCCAATTCCTCCTAGGAGCAAAATCAAACACCTAAAACCCGTTTCAAAGCCTGTACCTGGCCCCAAATCACCCTGACCTTCTAGGAAAGGAAGCAATGGAGATTAAAATGACAATACCAACTGAGAAGAAGGCTGTTGCACTACCCAGAACCAAGCTAGGGAGACACACAGAGGGACTACAGGTGGATAAGATTAcaagccttcttaaaggagctgaATGCAGAAAGGGTAAGGGCCACTTAAAGGTCATCTAATACTGGTTTATATTTCCTTTTGGACATGAAGAGGTAGCTACggtaattattgttttatttagtctgatttgtttctggttttggaatGCGGGTGATGGAACCTAGGCTTTGTACATATTGAATATGTGCTCTGTTGCCGACCTGCAACCCCTTgctaaaataataacattttgaaGATTTCCATAGAATTATGCAGAGTGAATCAGAGAAGTAGAAACCCCCTCTTTTGACGTTCTGAGAAATATGATATGCTTCATTCAGTGTTAGTGTATGGGTTGGCCAAAAGAGCAGTGTTTCGTGTATTTATTAGTGTGTGGTGTGAGCAAGGTTTGAGCATCCCATGGCACAcaatgtcagaggacaacattcagAAGCTGGTTCTTCCACTGTGGATTCCAGGGACCAAACTCGGGTTGCCAAGTCTTCGCGGCGATTGTTTTCACCTGTTGAGCTTTTTCATTAGCCTTTTTTGTTttggaactttttaaaatttatttattaaagatttctgcctccttccctccaccgcctcccatttccccccttcccccaatcaagtccccctccctcatcagcctgaagagcaatcagggttccctgccctgtgggaagtccaaggaccacccacctccatccagatctattaaggtgaacatccaagctgcctaggctcccacaaagccaatacgtgcagtaggatcaaaaacccattgccattgttcttgagttctcagtagtcctcattgtccactatgttcagtgagtccggttttatcccatgctttttcagacccaggccagctggccttggtgagttcccaatagaacatccccattgcctcagtgtgtgggtgcacccctcgcggtcctgagttccttgcttgtgctttctctccttctgctcctgatttggaccttgagatttcagtcctgtgctccaatgtgggtctctgtctcctttcatcgcctgatgaagattaatatccaggaggatgactatatgtttttctttgggttcaccttcttatttagcttctctaggatcacgaattataggctcaatgtcctttatttatggctagaaaccaaatatgagtgagtacatcccatcttcctctttttgggtctggcttacttcactcaggatagtgttttctatttccgtccatttgcatgcaaaattaaagaagtcattgttttttactgctgagtaatactctaatatgtatatattccatactttcttcatccattcttccattgaagggcatctaggttgtttccaggttctggctataacaaagaatgctgctatgaacatagtagagcatatacttttgttgtataatagggcatctcttgggtatattcccaagagtggtattgctgggtccaggggtaggttgatcccaaatttcctgagaaacctccacactgctttttttcaaatgtttttgagacagagtcattctgtgtagccctggctgtcctggaattccctgtgTAGAGCAGGATAGCCTCTGACTTGGAGTCATTGCTTCTGCCTTAGCGTCCCATACACCAGGAACTCAGCTGTGCATTGTTAAGCTTAGTTGAACTCATCatttttggtttagttttattATGGCCGAGTTTCAAGTATCCTAAGCTGGCTtcgaacccctgatcctcctgccggCACCCCCAGCACCATCAGGTCCGGCTCTAAAccattattttttgaaaacttcCCATTGCTAAGCGCTTCATGAGATTCTTTTATacgtttttttattgatatttattgagctctacattttcctctgttcctctccctgcctctcccctccccccttcagccctaccctaaggtccccatgctcccagtttactcaggagatcttgtctttttctactttctacttcccatgtagattagatctatgtaagtctctcttagtgtcctcattgttgtctaggttctctgggattgtggtttgtaggctggctttctttgctttatgttttaaaatcacctatgagtgagtacatgtgataattgtctttctgggtctggattacctcaatCAATAtcatggggttttgtttgtttgtttgttttttgtttttttttatttttattttcgagacagggtttctccatagcttttggttcctgtcctggaactagctcttctagaccaggctggcctccaactcacagagatcctcctgcctctgcctcccgagtgctgggattaaaggcgtgcgccaccaccgcctggccaatatcatgttttctagctccatccattttcctgcaaaattcaaattgttgtttttttttctgctgtgtagtactccattgggtaaatgtaccacattttccttatccattctctggctgaggggcatttaggttgtttccaggttctggctatgacaaacaatgctgctatgaacatagttgagcacatgtccttgtgacacaattgagcatcctttggatatatacccaaaagtgatactgctgggtcttgaggaaggttgttttcttattttctgagaaattgccatactgatatccaaaggggctgtaacagcttgcattcccaccagcaatgcagaagtgttccctttcccccacaacctctccagcataagttgtcatcagtgtttttgattttgtccatttttacagatgtaagatggaatctcagagttgttttgatttgcatttctcatgAGATTTTCTTTAACTCTAGCACCTTGTGAGTGTTTATAAACACTGCTTTGTGGATTAGAAACTGTGGAATCATAGTGACCTTCTTCattggaaaaaaaatgcctttctaccctttgggTTTCTGAGGAATGATCAGTATCCCACCTGTTCCTTGGCCGTGTGTGATTCATGTCCAGCTATGACCCACCACTAGACCTGTGCCCTGTTGATAGCGACTGACCCCAGGACAGTCCTGCAGTCTAATCAGAGCCTAATCAAGGCTTCCGATGTGAAGAGATGAACCGGGTAGAGAATGTCTCTGTCCGTGTCCCAGGCTGTGACTCTGTAAGCTTGGCTGCATCTGGAGCTCATTTTGATGAGGTCAAGGTTGAGTGTGGACAGAGCAAATACTCAAGATAGAGGAATAAGGAGGGCAGCGACAGTCTTTGAGACTTTGGACCCAGGGAGAATTTACTAGTACATAAGCCAGACATCATGCAAGTTTGTGGGGTTTGGTTTGGGCtttgtggtggggggggggtggaacatgctaggcaagtgttctgccactaAACTACAGTGCAAACCTCAACTGTACTAGGGATAAAACTCAGGGCATACTACTAGGCAAGTATTCTAGTACTATGCAAGCTGTGTCCAGTCCTgagttgtttttgtctttggtgGCGGTGGtgatgtatgtttgtttgtgtttgagcgTGTGTGTCCGCACACGTGGGTATGAAAACAGACACATACCATGtcacaagtggaggtcagaggataacctcaggtgtcagttcttgccttccgCTTTGTTTGAAATAGGTTCTCTTGTTCATCACTCTGTCCACCCGTCTAGCCCATGAGCCCCCAGGGAAGCCTTTGTCTGCCTCCTACCTCCCTGAAAGAATGCTACTACATCTAGCTATACCATCCCCAGCTATGCCATGTGAGTTCTAAGGATCCAAACTTGAGTACTCATGCTTGCATAACACGCACTTACtcgctaagccatctccccagctctgtcattgttcttttgagatgggaGTCACACTGtactaggctggttttgaactcactgaCTGCTACAGTCTcccgcatgctgggattaaaagtataagCTACTATGCTTTAAGATAGTTTTGTGTTCTAAAAACAAAAGAGGCCCACAGATGTTTGAGTAACTTGCCTGTGACCACACCTTTGGAACACCTGAATATGTACTCTGCAGGCTCAGGAGCACCTAAGGAGCTTGGGAGATGGGGAAGCCAGGAGCGGAAAGGGTATGTGAGATGTCTGGAGGTGTAGAGGAAGGACACTGGCAGATACAGGGTGCTGACTGGCAGGAGAGCCCTCTCTGAGAGACTAGATAAGAGCAAGGTCAGCCTGCGAATGGTAATGGCTCATCTGAAACCGTGTGGGAAGCCAGTGCATGTCGCCACTATGAAAAACAGGTGGAGAGAGTGGGAGTCACTGCCCTAGAAGTCTGATTAGGGGGCCAGGGCTGGGGAAGAGAACAGAGGAGACACTCATGGCAGGCAAGTGAGGCACACTGCACATAGCTGACCTGCTGGGACAGCGCCCTCTCCCACTGCGCTTCAGAAAGGGAAACAGGGCCCCTTGTTGCCACTGCCCAGGGAACCACgggattttactttttaaaacattttaataaaatcaacaaataaatattctaaacCATATGGACTACAAGGATAAAGAGCTGAGGCCAGAGAGACAGTCTTCTCCAGGAAGGACCCTGGATGGAACTGAGCCTGCTGACCTGGGAGGGCTCAAGCGGTGGAAGGGGTTTCGGGCTTTTGTAGTCAACTCCTCTCTGGCACAGAGGAGGCAAAGAACAAAaggctggaggaagggaggaagagtgaCCTTCAGGAGTAAGGGGAGAGCTAGCTGGTGAGATAGACCAGGGAGGGAGCTTAGCCCgtaaagggaggggaagaagttTTTTCTCGCAGCTCTTGGAACGATAGGCACTCACTCTCGGACGTAGACCCTGGTGCACACGACGTCTCCTGCCACCATGGTCTGGAAGGATAGAGGTAGTTAGCTGGTGAGGCACCTGGAGCCTTGGTTTTGTAAGGGAGGGTTGAGAAGTAGACAGCTTTACTTCCAAGCCCAAATAGGTAAGAGCAGATGCAAGACTGCTTGGGCATCATTGCTAGGGATCAAGCAGAAACCCACTTCCTCCTGGAGTCCAGAGGCAGTCAGGAACAGCCTGTTGGGAAACTGTGAACTCCCCTGGGCACACCTTTGTTGCACAGAAAGGGTTAGCATTTCCAAACAGCCccatcaggaggctgaggaaagtgACCACAGTCACTTTTGAACCTGCTGCAGTCTGGGGCCTGACAGAGAAGGCTGAAGGCAGCAGGGGTCTTCTAGGGGATGGGTGGGGCGGGGCTCACCAGGATCAGCTCTCCATCATTGGTCAGTTCTCTGGTCCAGGAGGTCTTGGGGCCCTCTCCCTTCAGAAGTCTCTGATCACACACCATTTTGTTTTCACTCTCCCATTTTACCAAACTCTGGAAGGGATCAGAGGCCAAATGAGTTGAGCTCACAGTAAGGGTTAATGCAAATGGAAGGGAGACTAGAGACCCCTTTCCAGCACCCTACACTTCCTAGAGACTCTCTGACAGAGTCTAGGGAAACTGGACACTGAGAAGCATAAGTAGGTGCTGGGATGGGGGCGGGGCTCCCTCTTCCTCACCTTACAGGCTCTCCCATCCACAGTCTGCTCCTCGAATTCCTCCCCAATCTTGAAGTTAATCTCTGTGGTTCGTACAGTGGTGGAAGTTTTGATGTAGAAAGAGTCGCCCTCCTGTTTGATTTCTACTGTTGGCTTGGATGCTGCAGCCACGGCGATCTTCCGCAGCATCACGTTCACCCCtgcagggagagaagagtggcCCTGTCGCACCCTGCCTGAGACAGTGAGCCCTGATGGTGTGGGGGGGTAGGTGAGGGGGTTGGGGATGGTGATAGAGGCGGCAGTGGTGAAAGGCTAGAGgttgagggaggagagagaagagagagaggagaggtagAGAATACTACCTGGGCTACGGCCAGTAGTGGATGGGACTTACCAAGTCTCAGCACCTCACTTCTAGCATCCTTAGGGCAGCTTCCCCCATGGGCTTCCTGACAAGAATTCAATTTACCGCACTCTGGCCTTTCAACACCTGGCTCCAGAGACCGGCCGAGGTAGTCTTATCAGAGTTACTAAATGCGCTGTGCCCACATGCAGTAAACTAGGCAAGCAAGGTTACTTTCCTCTCTGTCCCAGCTGTCCACCCTGTTTGGTATGAGGTTAGGTCCTCATTTGCAGCCTCTACCCCTCCCAAAAATGAGGAACAGATTCTCAAATGAGAATCTCTCTGTAGAAAGCCAGAGGCTTGGGGAGTAAGTTCCAGAAGCTGAGATACTCCCCGCTCCAAGCTGAGTGACTCTGAGCAGAAAGCTTAACTTTCTTCAGCTTCACACCCCTTAACTATCAAATGGACAGTAGCTTCTTCAAATGGTCCTATGGCTCtgtgtttaagaacttaggattcACAAGGTCAGGTACAAAGGtagtgatgacacatgcctttgatcccggcactcgggaggcagagcaaggcagatctctgagattgagaccagcctggtctccagagcaagaagacagccaaggctatacagagaaaccctgttctgaaagaaagaaagaaagaaagaaagaaagaaagaaagaaaccagaacatagtgaaacccattattttgtgcAAGTAatatatgcaaacaaacaaaaagtcgaAACTAGGCTTGGACAAGGGTCCCTGTGCCAGACAGCCTGTGGGGTTTCTGCGACCTTTCCAGGAGGTCTTCAAAGGAATGCTCTGTTGTCCCGAGAAGAGCAAGGGGGAAGAAAAGGGTAGTGTCCCCTTCCTCACTCTGAGGTCTCAAGCCCCACCTATCCTCTAGGCCTTCCCACTTGGCTTCTGTATATTCCGGGTCTCTGTGTCTTCATATACTGTCCCTTCCTTGTCCCCAGTTATGAAGAGGCCTATGTAGATGGAGAACACCCTTCTGCGGACACAACCAGAAGGTAGGGGCACCAAAACAAGGCTCTACCCCAACCTCTCCAAGTCTGTTGGTGAAGAAGAACCAACCCTTCAAGGGTACATCAGGGGGCAAGACACTCAAACTGCCATTGctatcacacacacattccataGCTCTGCAACAGTTTCTGAGTGGAAAGCTGACACTGCACTCAGTCCCAAGGCCGACTCATGAGTCTCAACACAAGACCCAACACAAGACCTGCTGTGTTGCCCTGACTACCATGGTGAACCAGGAGCGTCCTCCATAATATCGACCATTGAATAgcattgccaggtggtggtggcacacatctttaatcccagcactgggaggcagaggcagttggatctctatgagttcgaggccagcctggtctgcatagcgagttccaggacaggc
The nucleotide sequence above comes from Microtus pennsylvanicus isolate mMicPen1 chromosome 7, mMicPen1.hap1, whole genome shotgun sequence. Encoded proteins:
- the Crabp2 gene encoding cellular retinoic acid-binding protein 2, whose translation is MPNFSGNWKIIRSENFEELLKALGVNVMLRKIAVAAASKPTVEIKQEGDSFYIKTSTTVRTTEINFKIGEEFEEQTVDGRACKSLVKWESENKMVCDQRLLKGEGPKTSWTRELTNDGELILTMVAGDVVCTRVYVRE